From one Candidatus Glassbacteria bacterium genomic stretch:
- a CDS encoding glucuronyl hydrolase, protein MKSLTVHIVITLAAVLLACGQQPQQTAAPQVSIPELTPALAEQGLAWVDSSLRKTLEITGEKFPISTEDGVWELGHDGWTGGYFAGMLWMMYKHTGDDYWREKAEKYTWLLEHHKDNADNSDICILLWPAFDLGYRLTSEEALREVGLTAARTMMKRYIPAGGYFQNWGRLGDEDQMGFVIIDCLINLDHVFWAGRQTGDPSFGEAAVSHAHRTREAHVRDDFSSYQVVEFDPETGQMLRGFHKQGVGDETTWSRGQSWGIYGFTRAAGNSGDPELLATARKMADWFIERLPDDQVPYWDFDLPPGENHPRDTSAGSMAASGMLELASLLDDPAEAERYRDAAGEILASLTVNYLTRGLPGRPDGVLTGGTYFFEIGRGVNQANIWGDFYYLEALLRWLEPDFWLDERG, encoded by the coding sequence ATGAAAAGTCTTACCGTACACATCGTTATCACCCTGGCCGCTGTCCTGCTCGCCTGCGGGCAGCAGCCGCAGCAGACCGCCGCTCCGCAGGTTTCGATCCCGGAGCTGACCCCCGCGCTCGCCGAGCAGGGCCTGGCCTGGGTTGACTCAAGCCTTCGTAAAACCCTCGAGATAACTGGAGAAAAATTCCCGATCTCCACCGAGGACGGAGTCTGGGAACTGGGCCACGACGGCTGGACCGGGGGTTATTTTGCCGGCATGCTCTGGATGATGTACAAGCACACCGGTGATGATTATTGGCGGGAAAAGGCCGAAAAATACACCTGGCTGCTGGAGCACCACAAGGACAATGCCGACAACAGCGACATCTGCATCCTGCTCTGGCCCGCGTTCGACCTGGGCTACCGTCTGACCAGCGAGGAGGCCCTGCGCGAGGTGGGCCTGACCGCCGCGCGCACGATGATGAAGCGCTATATCCCCGCCGGCGGTTATTTCCAGAACTGGGGCCGCCTGGGCGATGAAGATCAGATGGGATTCGTGATTATCGACTGCCTGATCAACCTGGACCACGTCTTCTGGGCGGGCAGGCAGACCGGCGACCCCTCGTTTGGCGAAGCCGCTGTCAGCCACGCCCACCGCACGCGCGAGGCCCACGTGCGCGATGATTTCTCCAGCTACCAGGTGGTGGAATTCGACCCGGAAACCGGACAAATGCTCCGCGGGTTCCACAAGCAGGGCGTGGGCGATGAGACCACCTGGAGCCGTGGCCAGAGCTGGGGGATCTATGGATTCACCCGCGCGGCCGGCAATTCCGGCGACCCGGAGTTGCTGGCTACCGCCAGAAAAATGGCCGACTGGTTTATCGAGCGCCTGCCCGACGACCAGGTCCCCTACTGGGATTTCGACCTCCCGCCCGGAGAGAACCACCCGCGCGACACCAGCGCCGGCTCGATGGCCGCCAGCGGGATGCTCGAGCTGGCCTCGCTGCTGGACGACCCCGCCGAAGCCGAACGCTACCGCGACGCAGCCGGGGAAATCCTGGCCTCGCTGACTGTCAACTATCTGACCCGCGGCCTGCCCGGCAGGCCCGATGGCGTGCTCACCGGCGGCACCTACTTTTTCGAGATCGGCCGCGGCGTGAACCAGGCCAATATCTGGGGCGATTTCTACTACCTGGAGGCCCTGCTGAGGTGGCTGGAGCCCGATTTCTGGCTGGATGAGAGGGGCTGA
- a CDS encoding insulinase family protein, which produces MFKIIILAVTALCAMAVYALPKETPPPGGEPKKFVLPSRRTFTLENGLAVTLVPFGSTPKVAVELVLAVGNINENEDQVWLADLTGMMLEEGTTSLGSEQIAEKIAGMGGQLDIGVGPDQTTVMADVLAEFGSEAVRIIADVVRNPLLPTSEIERLKNDLIRRASIQRSRAQSQALEKYREVLYGNHPYGRVFPSENILQSFTLQDVKNFYGENFGAARARLYVAGVFDQKSMEASIRESFSGWESGPAATANIPSPESKREVHLVNRPGAVQSTIYMGLPTIGPRHEDWLELNVTNFLLGGMFASRITANIREDKGYTYSPRSSISVRYGDAYWAETADVTTEVTGEALKEIFYEIDRLQGEPPSAEELQGVQNYAAGRFVLQNSDRGGIIGMLAYLDLHGLPVSYLENYTANVMKITPEQVQAAARNYIRDTEMTIVVVGDSAAIAEQISRFGPVVQ; this is translated from the coding sequence ATGTTCAAGATAATCATACTTGCCGTAACGGCCCTGTGCGCGATGGCTGTCTATGCGCTGCCCAAAGAAACTCCGCCGCCGGGCGGAGAACCGAAAAAGTTCGTCCTGCCGTCCAGGCGAACCTTTACGCTCGAGAACGGCCTGGCGGTGACCCTGGTGCCGTTCGGCAGCACGCCGAAAGTGGCGGTGGAACTGGTGCTGGCCGTGGGCAATATCAACGAGAACGAGGACCAGGTATGGCTGGCCGACCTGACCGGGATGATGCTCGAGGAGGGCACCACCTCCCTCGGTTCCGAGCAGATCGCCGAGAAAATAGCCGGCATGGGCGGCCAGCTGGACATCGGTGTCGGGCCGGACCAGACTACGGTCATGGCCGACGTGCTCGCCGAGTTCGGCTCCGAGGCGGTGCGGATAATCGCCGATGTGGTCCGCAACCCGCTGCTGCCCACCAGCGAAATCGAGCGGCTGAAAAACGACCTGATCCGTCGCGCCAGTATCCAGCGCAGCCGCGCCCAGAGCCAGGCCCTGGAGAAATACCGCGAGGTGCTCTACGGCAACCATCCCTACGGCCGCGTGTTCCCCTCGGAGAATATTCTGCAATCGTTCACTTTGCAGGATGTAAAAAACTTCTACGGGGAAAACTTCGGCGCGGCGCGCGCCCGGCTCTACGTGGCCGGAGTGTTCGATCAGAAGTCGATGGAGGCATCTATCCGCGAATCGTTCTCCGGCTGGGAGAGCGGCCCGGCGGCCACGGCCAATATCCCCTCGCCGGAATCGAAACGCGAGGTGCACCTGGTCAACCGTCCCGGCGCGGTGCAGAGTACAATCTACATGGGCCTGCCCACAATCGGCCCCAGACACGAGGACTGGCTGGAGCTGAACGTGACCAATTTCCTGCTGGGCGGCATGTTCGCATCGAGGATCACCGCCAACATCCGCGAAGACAAGGGCTACACCTACAGCCCGCGCAGCAGTATCTCCGTGCGCTACGGCGACGCCTACTGGGCCGAGACAGCCGATGTCACCACCGAGGTCACCGGCGAGGCGCTGAAAGAGATTTTCTACGAGATCGACCGCCTGCAGGGCGAGCCGCCCTCGGCCGAGGAACTCCAGGGCGTGCAGAACTACGCGGCCGGACGGTTCGTGCTGCAGAACTCCGACCGCGGCGGGATTATCGGCATGCTGGCCTATCTCGATCTCCACGGCCTGCCGGTCAGCTACCTGGAAAATTATACGGCCAACGTGATGAAAATCACCCCGGAGCAGGTGCAGGCCGCGGCCAGGAACTATATCCGCGACACCGAGATGACTATCGTGGTGGTTGGTGACAGCGCTGCGATTGCCGAACAGATCAGCCGGTTCGGGCCGGTGGTTCAGTAA
- a CDS encoding family 20 glycosylhydrolase has translation MNRLLLALSVVLLTAFSSLIGASSTELWQSGIPLIPYPRQVETGGAAFEFDARVYIATDSDAGSQVRFAAGELGRILREEFGAETATSGSSPLVRLTTSAAPAELGEQGYRLETFADSVVIRANTPQGLFYGVQTLAQVIQPARDGWVVKGVKITDWPDIRLRAVHYDTKHFQEKTDCVRNFIRTLARYKINMLIWEWEDKFAYESHPEVGAPGAFNKQEMQELTRYARQYHIQIVPLVQGLGHVSFILKHPENRHLRELPANNWGFCPLREGTYEMEFDLIKEAIEATPGSGYFHIGCDETYVLGKGVECGCKAKMEEVGRYGLKAIYINRIAAYVKKLGRKPLSWAGGYQPEEKVKPVKGLMTPGGYNEELDKEALAKGYPFYIYDPNPGIEHLFLPYFYRETEYNQYGSHLERSYGRLAPAALSGKFEGMISTSWNCSGVHNQGWMLRYITAAEYSWSGANPGLDEFTDKFFVSYYGGQSSDVRELYELLNRASYFYMSSFERKVWHWGEVGKTHLPDLPRDDVEYDPYWKTEYAERLSASREILPKMARAKEICLANQQLGAKNAYDFELFGLLAELFEHTANTYLALSSLESSITQAXXXHPGPPGAFRQPGGGIRRARQGGGDYRGQSGRAREDI, from the coding sequence ATGAACAGGCTTCTGCTCGCTCTTTCAGTTGTACTTCTCACCGCATTCTCCAGCCTCATCGGCGCGTCATCAACCGAACTGTGGCAGTCCGGTATCCCGCTGATCCCATATCCCCGGCAGGTCGAAACCGGGGGCGCTGCTTTCGAGTTCGACGCAAGGGTCTATATCGCGACTGACAGCGATGCCGGCAGCCAGGTCCGGTTCGCCGCCGGGGAACTGGGACGCATCCTGCGCGAAGAGTTCGGCGCTGAGACGGCAACTTCAGGTTCCAGCCCGCTTGTTCGCCTCACAACCTCCGCTGCGCCAGCCGAATTAGGCGAGCAGGGTTACCGGTTAGAGACTTTTGCCGACAGCGTGGTGATCCGGGCCAATACGCCGCAGGGGTTGTTCTATGGAGTCCAGACTCTGGCGCAGGTAATTCAGCCCGCACGCGATGGCTGGGTGGTGAAGGGCGTGAAAATCACCGACTGGCCGGATATCAGGCTCAGGGCGGTGCACTACGACACCAAGCATTTTCAGGAGAAAACGGACTGCGTGCGGAATTTCATCCGCACCCTGGCCCGCTACAAAATCAACATGCTGATCTGGGAGTGGGAAGACAAGTTCGCCTACGAAAGCCACCCGGAAGTCGGCGCGCCCGGAGCGTTTAACAAGCAGGAGATGCAGGAGCTTACCCGCTACGCCCGCCAGTACCATATCCAGATCGTCCCGCTGGTGCAGGGCCTGGGCCATGTCAGCTTTATCCTGAAACATCCCGAAAACAGGCACCTTCGCGAGCTGCCCGCCAACAACTGGGGGTTCTGCCCGCTGCGCGAGGGCACCTACGAGATGGAGTTCGACCTGATCAAAGAGGCTATCGAGGCCACGCCCGGCTCCGGGTATTTCCATATCGGCTGCGATGAGACCTACGTGCTGGGTAAAGGAGTGGAGTGCGGCTGCAAGGCGAAAATGGAGGAGGTCGGCCGCTACGGGCTGAAGGCAATCTATATCAACCGGATCGCCGCCTATGTTAAAAAGCTGGGCCGAAAGCCCCTTTCCTGGGCCGGGGGGTATCAGCCCGAGGAGAAAGTGAAGCCGGTGAAAGGATTGATGACCCCGGGCGGTTACAATGAGGAACTGGACAAGGAAGCGCTCGCCAAAGGCTACCCGTTTTATATCTATGACCCGAACCCGGGGATCGAGCACCTGTTCCTGCCCTATTTCTACCGCGAGACAGAATACAACCAGTACGGCTCTCATCTGGAAAGGTCCTACGGGCGGCTCGCCCCGGCGGCGCTCTCCGGAAAATTCGAGGGGATGATCTCCACGTCCTGGAACTGCTCCGGCGTGCACAACCAGGGCTGGATGCTCCGTTACATCACCGCCGCCGAGTACTCGTGGAGCGGCGCAAACCCCGGGCTGGACGAGTTTACCGACAAGTTTTTTGTCAGCTACTACGGCGGGCAAAGCAGCGATGTGCGCGAGTTATATGAACTGCTCAACCGGGCCAGCTATTTCTACATGAGCTCGTTCGAGCGTAAAGTCTGGCACTGGGGAGAGGTCGGCAAGACCCACCTCCCGGACCTTCCCCGCGACGATGTCGAGTACGACCCGTACTGGAAAACCGAGTACGCTGAGCGCCTGAGCGCCTCGCGCGAGATCCTGCCGAAAATGGCGCGGGCGAAGGAAATCTGCCTGGCCAATCAGCAACTGGGAGCTAAAAACGCCTACGATTTCGAGTTGTTCGGCCTGCTCGCCGAGCTGTTCGAGCACACGGCCAATACCTACTTGGCGCTCTCCAGTCTGGAAAGCTCGATCACCCAGGCNNNNNNNNNNCACCCAGGCCCACCGGGCGCATTTCGACAACCCGGCGGGGGCATACGCCGCGCTCGGCAGGGCGGCGGAGATTATCGAGGTCAATCTGGCCGAGCGCGAGAGGATATTTAA